In Candidatus Methanosphaera massiliense, the following are encoded in one genomic region:
- a CDS encoding manganese efflux pump MntP has product MTKGFTQKNLTRMQVLWYGIFFGVFQFMMPVIGYLCGTSISSFISNIAPWVAFILLLCIGLNMIRESLDSDEEDTVDEFNFKEVTLLAIATSIDAFAVGLTFAILNTSLWIPCIIIGIVAFLFTIVGIFIGRKLGDIFGNKFEIVGGIILIFLGFKILLGF; this is encoded by the coding sequence TTGACTAAGGGTTTTACACAGAAGAATTTGACTAGAATGCAAGTTTTATGGTATGGTATCTTTTTTGGTGTTTTCCAGTTTATGATGCCTGTCATCGGTTATCTTTGTGGTACTAGTATTAGTTCTTTTATTTCTAATATTGCTCCATGGGTCGCATTTATATTATTGTTATGTATTGGTCTTAATATGATTCGTGAGAGTTTAGATAGTGATGAGGAGGATACTGTAGATGAGTTTAATTTTAAGGAGGTTACATTACTTGCTATTGCAACCAGTATTGATGCCTTTGCTGTTGGTTTAACATTTGCTATTCTTAATACTAGTTTATGGATTCCATGTATTATTATTGGTATTGTTGCATTCTTGTTTACTATTGTTGGTATATTTATTGGTCGGAAACTTGGTGATATTTTTGGTAATAAATTTGAGATTGTTGGAGGAATTATTCTCATATTCCTCGGATTTAAAATATTACTTGGATTTTAA